In Bacteroidota bacterium, one DNA window encodes the following:
- a CDS encoding right-handed parallel beta-helix repeat-containing protein, whose product MNKSAIFLILLSLSGVFCLSQTIVPAGDVSGTWNAEGSPYLVEGEITVQAGNTLIIEPGVNVEFQINCALLVTGRILAEGTENDTILFSAAGTSGHRGVRMASVDSLSDTCFFRYCRFQDGNGIGTWPDNCGPGIAVMNFNKVVVEHCLFIDNKAWTGTNAAGGAIAFQNADIIIRNNSFINNRSSVGGAMMVYACNNAIIENNYFYDNYATKTAGVIAVWDHSNPLIKNNIFEANHANQFGGAIEVYLSSNPQISHNLFVDNYSLIDGGAIELNAYCNPLIINNTIVNNSSNNHGGGIDIYDESSPRLINNIYWGNESPSGCQIYIYSDDCIPDFYFNDIQYGQDSIEGAPILGQWKANIDLYPIFVDTASNNFHLEWDSPCINAGVDTILDPDGTISDIGAYYYHIINPGINEQNNKQTLTLNLYPNPAVSVLTVSYGTFTQNSINELGIPNDQDMEVTIFDLRGSRVSSFSLPGSYKSKNQFTLDVSDLPSGIYSVRLKVAGADMIGKFIRR is encoded by the coding sequence ATGAACAAATCAGCTATTTTCCTGATCTTATTGTCACTATCGGGCGTCTTCTGCCTGTCACAGACAATAGTCCCTGCCGGAGATGTTTCCGGTACCTGGAATGCAGAAGGATCACCCTACCTTGTTGAAGGAGAGATCACTGTCCAGGCCGGTAACACCCTGATCATCGAACCGGGGGTGAATGTAGAGTTCCAGATCAATTGTGCCCTCCTTGTTACCGGCAGGATCCTGGCAGAAGGTACTGAAAACGACACCATCCTGTTCAGCGCAGCCGGAACATCCGGCCATAGGGGCGTTAGAATGGCTTCAGTCGATTCCCTAAGTGATACCTGTTTTTTTCGTTACTGCAGATTCCAGGATGGAAATGGCATTGGCACCTGGCCGGATAATTGTGGCCCGGGCATTGCGGTCATGAATTTCAACAAAGTGGTAGTAGAACACTGCCTTTTTATTGATAATAAAGCCTGGACCGGCACCAATGCTGCCGGAGGAGCCATTGCATTTCAAAACGCTGACATAATAATCCGCAACAATAGTTTTATAAATAATAGATCCAGCGTAGGTGGGGCCATGATGGTATATGCCTGCAACAATGCGATTATTGAAAACAATTACTTTTACGATAATTATGCCACAAAAACCGCCGGGGTAATCGCTGTCTGGGATCACTCCAATCCCCTTATCAAAAATAATATCTTCGAAGCTAACCATGCCAATCAATTTGGAGGAGCCATTGAGGTTTATCTTTCAAGCAATCCCCAAATATCACATAACCTGTTTGTAGATAATTATTCCCTTATAGATGGAGGGGCTATTGAGCTGAATGCATACTGCAATCCTTTGATCATTAATAATACTATTGTAAATAATTCTTCAAACAACCATGGAGGAGGCATTGATATATATGATGAGTCGTCCCCCAGGCTGATCAATAATATCTACTGGGGCAATGAATCACCAAGCGGCTGTCAGATATACATTTACTCCGATGATTGTATCCCTGATTTTTACTTCAACGATATCCAGTATGGACAGGATTCCATCGAAGGAGCGCCAATCCTGGGACAATGGAAAGCAAACATCGACCTCTACCCCATTTTTGTTGATACCGCATCCAATAATTTTCATCTTGAATGGGATTCTCCCTGCATCAACGCCGGTGTAGATACGATTCTCGACCCGGATGGCACCATAAGCGATATAGGTGCATATTATTACCATATTATCAATCCGGGAATCAATGAACAGAATAATAAGCAAACACTAACACTCAACCTGTATCCAAATCCGGCAGTTTCAGTATTAACGGTAAGTTATGGAACTTTTACGCAAAATAGTATAAATGAATTGGGTATACCCAATGACCAGGATATGGAAGTTACTATATTTGATCTTCGTGGATCCAGAGTTTCATCCTTTAGCCTGCCGGGATCATATAAATCTAAGAACCAATTTACGTTGGATGTATCGGATTTGCCTTCCGGAATATATTCAGTGCGGTTAAAAGTGGCCGGAGCAGATATGATTGGCAAATTTATCAGGAGATAA
- the metG gene encoding methionine--tRNA ligase produces the protein MSDNKKAFKRYTITSALPYANGPIHIGHLAGVYVPADIYARYLRMQGEDVLFIGGSDEHGVPITIKARQQGVSPQEIVDKYHAIIRDSFAAFGISFDVYSRTSAPIHHETASEFFRKLYEKGEFTEKTTLQYYDEEAGHFLADRYITGTCPHCSFDRAYGDQCENCGTSLSPTDLINPRSALSGNAPVMKETKHWYLPLDRYEGWLREWILEGHESDWKPNVYGQCKSWIDQGLQPRAVTRDLDWGVKVPLEGTEEKVLYVWFDAPIGYISASREWSEKTGKDWEPYWKSHDSRLVHFIGKDNIVFHCIIFPAMLHKEGSFILPDNVPANEFLNLEGEKISTSRNWAVWLHEYLEDFPGRQDVLRYTLCANAPESKDNDFTWKDFQARNNNELLAIFGNLINRTMVLTEKYFGGTVPAAGVLTDIDKLVLEEIKTFPGRIGSRIEHFKFREALSEMMNLARLGNKYLTDSEPWKVIQSDEERVKTILNVSLQICANLAILSKPFLPFTAERLVYLLNLPELDWNDAGRSNLLPAGHILNKAEYLFERIDDKMIEAQVQKLLETKKMNEAAQAGAKPAKDNISYDDFAKIDIRTGTILEAEKVPKTKKLLKLKIDTGIDKRTVVSGIAEYYEPAAIIGKQVCILVNLEPRQLKGIESQGMILMAEDNTGKLVFVSPSEKFMNGSEVK, from the coding sequence ATGTCCGATAATAAGAAAGCATTTAAAAGATATACCATTACTTCTGCTCTGCCATATGCCAATGGTCCGATCCATATTGGTCATCTGGCGGGGGTTTATGTTCCGGCCGACATTTACGCCCGTTATCTACGGATGCAAGGCGAAGACGTATTGTTCATAGGGGGATCCGACGAGCACGGGGTACCTATCACCATCAAGGCAAGGCAACAGGGCGTTAGTCCACAGGAAATTGTAGACAAATATCACGCGATCATCCGGGATTCATTTGCAGCGTTTGGCATTTCCTTCGATGTTTATTCCAGGACATCGGCTCCCATACATCATGAGACGGCATCTGAATTTTTCCGTAAGCTATATGAAAAGGGGGAATTTACCGAAAAAACCACCTTGCAGTATTACGATGAAGAAGCCGGACACTTCCTGGCCGACCGGTATATTACGGGAACCTGTCCGCACTGTAGTTTCGATAGAGCTTACGGCGACCAGTGTGAAAACTGCGGTACTTCTCTCAGTCCGACCGACCTCATCAATCCCCGTTCTGCGCTAAGCGGTAACGCTCCGGTGATGAAAGAAACCAAACACTGGTATCTTCCGCTCGACCGTTACGAAGGCTGGCTGAGAGAATGGATCCTGGAAGGCCATGAAAGCGACTGGAAACCTAATGTTTACGGTCAGTGCAAATCCTGGATCGATCAGGGACTGCAACCCAGGGCCGTAACCCGCGACCTCGACTGGGGCGTTAAGGTTCCATTGGAAGGCACAGAAGAAAAAGTGCTTTATGTATGGTTCGATGCCCCCATAGGATACATATCCGCCTCCAGGGAATGGAGCGAAAAAACAGGAAAAGACTGGGAACCCTACTGGAAAAGCCACGACTCCAGACTGGTTCACTTCATCGGTAAGGATAACATCGTGTTCCATTGTATCATTTTCCCAGCTATGTTACATAAGGAAGGATCCTTTATCCTTCCCGACAATGTCCCGGCCAATGAATTCCTGAATCTTGAAGGAGAAAAGATCTCCACTTCGCGTAACTGGGCAGTCTGGTTACACGAATACCTGGAAGATTTCCCGGGAAGACAGGATGTGCTCCGGTACACCCTCTGTGCCAACGCCCCGGAATCAAAAGATAACGACTTCACATGGAAGGATTTTCAGGCAAGGAACAACAACGAGTTGCTTGCAATCTTTGGCAACCTGATCAACCGCACGATGGTATTAACGGAAAAATACTTCGGCGGAACGGTGCCGGCAGCAGGTGTGCTAACTGATATCGATAAATTAGTCCTGGAAGAGATCAAAACCTTCCCCGGCAGGATAGGAAGCCGCATTGAGCATTTCAAATTCCGGGAAGCCCTGAGCGAGATGATGAATCTGGCACGCCTCGGAAACAAATACCTCACCGACAGTGAACCCTGGAAGGTGATCCAAAGCGATGAAGAAAGGGTGAAGACCATTTTGAATGTATCACTGCAAATCTGCGCCAACCTTGCCATTCTCTCAAAGCCTTTCCTTCCCTTTACCGCAGAAAGACTGGTTTACCTGTTGAACCTTCCTGAGCTGGACTGGAACGATGCCGGCCGCAGCAACCTCTTGCCTGCCGGTCATATCCTGAACAAAGCCGAATATCTTTTCGAAAGGATAGATGATAAAATGATAGAAGCCCAGGTACAAAAACTCCTGGAAACGAAAAAAATGAACGAAGCAGCACAAGCCGGGGCTAAACCGGCAAAAGACAACATCAGTTACGACGATTTTGCAAAAATCGATATCCGTACCGGCACCATCCTGGAAGCCGAAAAAGTGCCCAAAACGAAAAAACTTCTGAAACTGAAGATTGATACAGGCATCGATAAACGTACCGTCGTTTCCGGAATTGCCGAATATTATGAGCCTGCCGCCATCATCGGGAAACAGGTATGCATCCTGGTTAACCTCGAACCCAGGCAGTTAAAAGGCATAGAGTCGCAAGGAATGATCCTGATGGCCGAGGATAATACCGGTAAACTGGTTTTTGTTTCGCCTTCAGAGAAATTCATGAACGGCAGCGAGGTGAAATAA
- a CDS encoding alpha-L-fucosidase — MRIRKITFIFSLLMAAGCYNGAGLPEDIPVCKVIPSVQQINYQEMEMVGFVHFSMNTFTDREWGFGDEDPGIFNPEQLDCEQWVMAAKEGGLRELILTAKHHDGFCLWPSVFTKHSVKYSPYRNGKGDIVREFTEACRKHGLKTGLYLSPWDRNHPDYGKPEYLTYYRNQLKELLTNYGKIDEIWFDGANGGSGYYGGTNETRTIDNKTYYEWDSTFTLVKSLQPDIMIFSDAGPDLRWVGNENGFAGETFWSMIDDSRLTIGGADQAYLNTGDPDGNKWITGQCDVSIRPGWFYHEQQDSLVKSSQQLVDIYYKSVGRNAVLLLNIPPDRRGLIHENDIDSLKEFRKIIQETFDTNLAVNGYVIANNIRNNDEYFSPANIIDDDRNSYWAADDSLFSAELTIEFKEPVKFDRIVIQEPIRFGQRISRFRVFALSPDNEWILITEGTTIGYKRILKTNPVITEKIRFCILESLNVPSISNFALYLSPDKFANHICSGHF, encoded by the coding sequence ATGCGTATAAGAAAGATAACATTCATATTCAGCCTGTTGATGGCCGCCGGCTGTTATAATGGCGCGGGATTACCTGAGGATATTCCTGTCTGTAAGGTTATTCCTTCAGTGCAACAGATTAATTATCAGGAAATGGAAATGGTGGGATTTGTCCATTTTTCCATGAACACCTTTACCGATAGGGAGTGGGGCTTTGGTGATGAAGACCCCGGTATTTTCAACCCTGAACAGCTTGATTGCGAGCAATGGGTTATGGCAGCAAAAGAGGGAGGACTGAGAGAACTGATCCTCACAGCCAAGCATCACGACGGATTCTGCCTGTGGCCCAGCGTTTTTACTAAACACAGTGTCAAATACAGCCCATACAGGAATGGAAAGGGTGATATCGTGAGGGAGTTCACCGAGGCTTGCCGGAAGCATGGATTGAAAACAGGTCTGTACCTTTCGCCTTGGGACCGCAACCATCCTGATTATGGAAAGCCGGAATATCTGACATATTACAGGAATCAGCTTAAGGAACTGCTCACAAACTACGGAAAGATCGACGAGATCTGGTTCGACGGGGCCAACGGGGGTAGTGGATATTACGGTGGTACCAATGAAACCCGGACCATCGACAATAAAACATACTACGAATGGGATTCTACTTTTACCCTGGTAAAATCACTGCAACCGGATATCATGATCTTCTCCGATGCCGGTCCTGACCTTCGCTGGGTAGGCAATGAAAACGGTTTCGCGGGGGAAACATTCTGGTCGATGATCGACGACAGCAGGCTTACCATAGGCGGCGCCGACCAAGCTTACCTGAATACCGGCGATCCGGATGGAAACAAATGGATCACCGGACAGTGCGACGTATCCATCCGGCCGGGTTGGTTTTATCATGAACAACAGGATAGTCTGGTCAAATCATCTCAGCAACTGGTAGATATTTATTATAAATCGGTTGGCAGAAATGCCGTTCTGCTGCTGAACATACCTCCGGACCGTCGCGGTCTGATCCATGAAAATGATATTGACAGCCTTAAAGAATTCAGGAAAATCATACAGGAAACCTTTGATACTAACCTTGCCGTTAATGGATATGTAATAGCAAACAATATCCGGAATAATGATGAATATTTCAGTCCTGCAAATATCATCGATGATGACAGAAATTCATATTGGGCTGCAGATGACAGTTTATTTTCCGCTGAACTGACGATTGAGTTTAAAGAACCTGTGAAGTTCGACAGGATTGTGATCCAGGAACCCATCAGGTTCGGACAACGCATTTCACGCTTCCGGGTTTTTGCCTTGAGCCCGGATAATGAATGGATATTAATCACAGAAGGTACCACTATTGGTTATAAGCGTATCCTGAAAACTAATCCTGTTATAACCGAAAAGATCAGGTTTTGCATCCTGGAATCCCTTAATGTTCCTTCCATCAGCAATTTTGCCTTGTATTTATCTCCTGATAAATTTGCCAATCATATCTGCTCCGGCCACTTTTAA
- a CDS encoding ATP-binding protein, with translation MLKSAISEVLESQQERNSHLGRGIERDIAGQISLKGSHINIISGIRRCGKSTLLRQLFPKDEPFLFLNFEDPKLSGFALDDFNKLDEIIKEKRVKKIYFDEIQVIPEWERYIRALHDEKYQVFITGSNASMLSRELGTKLTGRHLIREIFPFSYKEFLTFTGGKASTASSRDYFNKGGFPEYLKDTDQEILHQILYDIIYRDIAVRQQVRRHETLKQMLLYIISNISKVLSYNQLKNTFELGSATTVIDYLSYFQDSYLLFTIPRFDYSLKKQIFNPRKIYSIDTGLANANSLSFSKDEGRILENAVFLHYRRKGAQVFYYTNRYECDFIIKEEGVINHCLQVCSSLKSDNLTRETNGIIEAMEYCGVKKGLIVTTDQEDELKVKEHIINVIPYWKLAISDKETT, from the coding sequence ATGTTAAAATCAGCTATTTCTGAAGTGCTGGAATCTCAGCAGGAGAGGAACAGTCATCTGGGAAGAGGTATTGAAAGAGATATTGCCGGGCAAATATCACTAAAGGGGAGTCATATCAACATTATCAGCGGGATAAGGAGGTGCGGGAAAAGTACTTTATTGAGACAATTATTCCCGAAGGATGAACCTTTTTTGTTCCTGAATTTTGAGGATCCAAAGTTAAGTGGTTTTGCTCTGGATGACTTTAACAAACTGGACGAAATCATTAAAGAAAAAAGAGTTAAGAAAATTTATTTCGATGAGATACAAGTGATTCCTGAATGGGAACGATACATCAGAGCCTTGCATGACGAGAAATATCAGGTGTTTATTACCGGTTCCAATGCTTCAATGCTAAGCAGGGAATTAGGAACCAAACTTACCGGGAGGCATCTGATCAGGGAAATATTCCCGTTTTCCTACAAGGAATTTCTGACATTCACAGGGGGCAAGGCATCGACGGCTTCTTCAAGGGATTATTTCAATAAGGGCGGGTTTCCTGAATATTTAAAAGATACTGATCAGGAGATACTTCATCAGATACTTTATGACATTATCTATCGTGATATCGCGGTCAGGCAGCAGGTTAGAAGGCATGAAACCCTTAAACAAATGCTTTTATACATCATATCGAATATATCAAAAGTGTTATCCTATAATCAGTTGAAAAATACTTTTGAACTGGGATCGGCCACAACAGTGATTGATTATCTCTCTTACTTCCAGGATAGTTATCTTTTATTTACCATTCCACGTTTTGATTATTCCCTTAAAAAGCAAATCTTCAATCCGAGGAAGATTTATTCTATTGATACCGGTCTGGCAAATGCCAATTCGCTTTCGTTTTCCAAAGATGAGGGAAGAATACTGGAAAATGCTGTATTCCTGCATTACCGAAGAAAGGGAGCACAGGTTTTTTATTACACCAACCGTTATGAGTGTGATTTTATCATCAAAGAGGAAGGTGTCATAAACCATTGCCTTCAGGTATGTTCGTCGTTAAAAAGTGATAATCTGACACGGGAAACCAATGGGATTATTGAAGCTATGGAATACTGTGGTGTAAAAAAGGGACTGATTGTAACCACTGACCAGGAAGATGAACTGAAAGTAAAAGAACACATAATAAATGTTATACCTTACTGGAAACTGGCGATTAGCGATAAGGAAACAACCTGA
- a CDS encoding NPCBM/NEW2 domain-containing protein — MNRIIVILVLCLMVLASCETRRNVLFLNETDLTFMETGWGNVHKNYSVDSNLLQVAGKVFENGVGTHAISKMLIDLHGTGKKISGYCGVDDESGDPASVEFFILGDAKVLWQSGIMTKGDSAGKFDVALDGIQKLGLYISDGGDNINYDHADWLEVAIEYTGREPVPVMQPMPEAYILTPPPPDEPRINGPSVYGATPGKPFLFKIPATGKRPMTFAAEVLPEGLILDPATGIISGTCPPRGDYEITFTAKNELGSNSKSWKLVSGSSLALTPPMGWNSWNCWGLSVDQEKVKGAAEAMVNSGLADHGWSFINIDDGWEAAERTPEGELLANEKFPDMKKLADDVHALGLKLGIYSGPGPLTCGGYLASYQHELQDAQTWARWGIDYLKYDWCAYSRIAKDRSLPELKKPYILMREMLNRVDRDIVYSLCQYGMGDVWTWGEEVGGNLWRTTGDITDTWTSMAGIGFSQDKCSPYAGPGHWNDPDMLVVGKVGWGPSLRETKLTPDEQYTHISLWSLLSSPLLLGCDMQQLDEFTLSLLTNDEVLAVNQDPLGKQATKLAEGDGYQVWGKSMSDGSTAIGIFNTGSDSPVEAFSWDGEPDVKKIRVSWKELGLINNEYKVRDLWRQQDLGNFSEGFEAEVPYHGVVFIGIR; from the coding sequence ATGAATCGCATAATTGTTATTCTCGTCCTTTGCCTGATGGTCCTTGCTTCCTGCGAAACCAGGCGTAATGTTTTGTTTTTGAACGAAACCGACCTCACCTTCATGGAAACCGGCTGGGGTAATGTACACAAGAACTACAGTGTCGACAGTAACCTTCTTCAGGTTGCAGGCAAGGTTTTTGAAAACGGTGTCGGCACCCATGCCATCAGTAAAATGCTGATCGATCTGCATGGAACAGGGAAGAAGATAAGCGGATATTGCGGTGTGGACGACGAGAGCGGTGATCCTGCCAGCGTTGAGTTTTTCATCCTGGGTGATGCAAAAGTGCTTTGGCAAAGCGGAATCATGACAAAGGGTGATTCTGCCGGGAAATTCGATGTAGCCCTTGATGGCATTCAGAAACTGGGGCTTTACATCTCCGATGGTGGCGACAACATCAACTACGATCATGCCGACTGGCTGGAGGTGGCCATTGAGTATACCGGCCGGGAGCCGGTCCCGGTCATGCAACCCATGCCTGAAGCCTATATCCTCACTCCTCCTCCACCGGATGAGCCAAGGATCAACGGTCCTTCTGTCTATGGTGCCACACCCGGAAAACCCTTCCTGTTTAAAATCCCTGCAACCGGCAAAAGGCCTATGACTTTCGCTGCTGAAGTACTTCCTGAAGGATTAATATTGGATCCTGCCACCGGTATCATTTCGGGAACATGCCCTCCCAGGGGCGATTACGAAATAACCTTTACAGCAAAGAACGAACTGGGCAGCAACAGCAAGTCCTGGAAACTCGTTTCCGGCAGTTCTCTGGCCCTCACCCCGCCTATGGGCTGGAATAGCTGGAACTGCTGGGGACTGAGTGTCGACCAGGAGAAGGTGAAAGGGGCAGCTGAAGCCATGGTCAACTCCGGCCTGGCCGATCACGGATGGTCATTCATCAACATCGATGACGGCTGGGAAGCAGCAGAACGTACTCCTGAAGGTGAACTCCTGGCCAACGAGAAATTCCCCGACATGAAGAAGCTGGCCGATGACGTTCATGCCTTAGGGCTCAAACTGGGCATTTATTCCGGTCCTGGGCCACTGACCTGCGGAGGTTACCTTGCCAGTTACCAGCATGAATTACAGGATGCGCAGACCTGGGCGCGCTGGGGCATCGATTACCTGAAGTACGACTGGTGCGCTTACAGCCGCATTGCCAAAGACCGCAGTCTTCCGGAACTAAAGAAACCATACATCCTTATGCGTGAGATGCTCAACCGGGTAGACCGCGACATCGTTTACAGCCTCTGCCAGTATGGTATGGGTGATGTATGGACCTGGGGCGAGGAGGTTGGTGGCAACCTGTGGCGCACCACCGGCGACATAACCGATACCTGGACCAGCATGGCCGGCATAGGGTTCAGTCAGGACAAGTGCTCCCCATACGCCGGTCCGGGCCACTGGAACGACCCCGATATGCTGGTGGTAGGCAAAGTAGGCTGGGGTCCCAGCTTGCGCGAAACCAAACTCACCCCCGATGAACAATATACGCATATCAGCCTGTGGAGCCTTCTTTCCTCTCCCCTCCTGCTGGGATGCGACATGCAACAACTCGATGAATTCACCCTGAGTCTTCTCACGAACGATGAAGTACTGGCCGTGAACCAGGATCCCCTGGGCAAACAGGCAACAAAACTGGCTGAGGGTGATGGTTACCAGGTCTGGGGCAAGTCCATGTCGGATGGTTCAACCGCCATAGGGATATTCAACACCGGCTCGGATAGCCCGGTGGAAGCTTTTTCCTGGGATGGTGAACCGGATGTGAAAAAGATACGGGTTTCCTGGAAGGAACTGGGACTGATAAATAATGAGTACAAGGTACGAGACCTTTGGCGGCAACAAGACCTGGGAAACTTTTCGGAAGGATTTGAAGCGGAAGTACCTTACCATGGTGTGGTCTTCATTGGGATCAGGTAA
- a CDS encoding cytosolic protein — protein sequence MNNKKETVRLIIDYFHRSMMHHAMWYAEVQHQLGREKALEVLKVASARSEEIHMKRLAKILGFELDDGLPIPLLEMPEDKLQELKQGVAVNWLAMDGVWFQAVEFTRGMNDAKRCNDSTWGQFSPYEAWSIKRLLNIPENPGLGGLKRALQYRLYASVNKQSIHEETEKSFVFRMDDCRVQSARKRKGLDDYPCKSGGLVEYTTFAEAIDKRIKTECIACPPDPHPEEYYCAWKFFIE from the coding sequence ATGAACAACAAAAAGGAAACCGTCAGGTTGATCATTGATTATTTTCACCGCAGTATGATGCACCATGCCATGTGGTATGCGGAGGTACAGCACCAGCTGGGCAGGGAAAAGGCGCTCGAAGTTTTGAAGGTTGCTTCTGCCCGCAGTGAGGAGATCCATATGAAACGACTGGCTAAAATACTTGGCTTTGAGTTGGATGATGGATTACCCATCCCCCTCCTGGAAATGCCGGAGGACAAATTGCAGGAGTTGAAACAAGGTGTAGCTGTAAACTGGCTGGCTATGGACGGGGTTTGGTTCCAGGCGGTTGAGTTTACACGCGGCATGAATGATGCCAAGAGGTGCAACGACTCAACCTGGGGGCAATTTTCACCCTATGAGGCCTGGTCGATCAAACGATTGCTCAATATCCCGGAAAACCCCGGTTTGGGAGGCTTGAAGAGGGCCCTTCAGTATCGCCTTTATGCTTCCGTTAACAAGCAATCCATCCATGAGGAAACGGAGAAGAGTTTTGTTTTCAGGATGGATGACTGCAGGGTGCAATCGGCCCGCAAACGCAAAGGACTGGATGATTATCCATGTAAATCAGGGGGTTTGGTTGAATACACAACATTCGCGGAGGCTATCGATAAGCGCATTAAGACCGAATGTATTGCATGCCCGCCCGATCCTCATCCTGAAGAGTATTACTGCGCATGGAAGTTTTTCATAGAGTGA
- a CDS encoding glycoside hydrolase family 127 protein translates to MKKPVIALILLAVLFIFTSCQEERNSKDYKIRPVSFTKVDLTDNFWKSRLETNNRVTIPFAFEQCEETGRLKNFRVAGGLEEGGFSSRYPFDDSDVFKIMEGAAYSLQEFPDDSLDAYLDTLISWIAAAQEKDGYLYTYRTILGEEADTGWVGTQRWEKVNHHSHELYNLGHMYEAAVAHYNATGRRNFLDIAIKSADLVYQDFGKGKIEKYPGHQEIEIGLVRLYRTTGDERYLELARFFLDTRQGGDSYNQAHESVTQQREAVGHSVRACYMYAGMADVASMTGDLAYIQAIDSIWNDVVSGKLYITGGIGSVGSHEGFGEPYDLPNATAYCETCAGIANVLWNHRMFLLTGDSKYIDILERSLYNNVLSGVALEGNLFFYPNRLESHGKDSRSEWFACACCPSNISRFIPSVQGYIYAEDDRNIYVNLYVSSLADIELKNAKVKLIQKSLMPWEGESLFEIEPDKPATFTLRFRVPGWATGEVIPSDLYTTLNGFENQPDIFVNGEKEDFLMDKGYAVIERQWQAGDKVEVFLPMEVLFITAHEKVPEDTGKVAIQRGPLVYCAEWTDQADSSVMNLEIDPSTAISTDFNPDLLGGLVMLQGSGNKDFTMIPYYAWAHRGPGEMAVWIKSGK, encoded by the coding sequence ATGAAAAAGCCTGTCATCGCGCTAATTTTATTAGCCGTATTGTTTATTTTTACTTCTTGCCAGGAGGAAAGAAATTCCAAAGATTACAAGATCAGACCGGTTTCGTTTACAAAAGTGGATCTCACAGATAATTTCTGGAAATCGCGTTTGGAGACCAACAACCGGGTCACTATACCTTTTGCTTTCGAGCAGTGTGAAGAAACGGGGCGTTTAAAGAATTTCCGGGTTGCCGGCGGTCTTGAGGAAGGCGGTTTCAGTTCCCGTTATCCTTTCGACGATTCCGATGTTTTCAAGATCATGGAAGGGGCGGCCTACTCTTTACAGGAGTTTCCCGACGACAGCCTGGATGCCTATCTTGATACATTGATTTCCTGGATAGCCGCGGCCCAGGAAAAGGATGGATACTTATACACATACCGCACCATCCTGGGAGAAGAAGCCGATACCGGATGGGTCGGCACACAACGCTGGGAAAAAGTGAATCACCACAGCCACGAACTGTATAATCTCGGGCATATGTATGAAGCGGCTGTGGCTCATTACAATGCTACGGGTAGAAGAAATTTCCTGGATATAGCCATTAAGTCGGCCGACCTTGTTTATCAGGATTTTGGCAAGGGAAAGATTGAAAAATATCCCGGCCATCAGGAGATTGAGATCGGTCTGGTCAGGCTATACCGTACCACAGGGGATGAACGTTATCTTGAGCTCGCCCGCTTCTTCCTGGATACCAGACAGGGAGGTGATTCATACAACCAGGCTCATGAATCGGTTACGCAACAGCGTGAGGCAGTCGGGCATTCTGTTCGTGCCTGTTACATGTATGCCGGCATGGCCGATGTGGCTTCCATGACCGGGGATTTGGCTTATATACAAGCCATCGACAGCATCTGGAACGATGTTGTTTCGGGAAAGCTTTATATAACCGGAGGCATTGGCTCCGTGGGCAGCCACGAGGGATTCGGGGAGCCTTATGACCTGCCCAATGCCACCGCCTATTGTGAAACCTGCGCGGGAATTGCCAATGTGCTTTGGAATCACCGAATGTTCCTATTGACAGGAGATTCCAAATATATCGACATCCTGGAAAGAAGCCTTTATAATAACGTGCTTTCCGGTGTTGCCCTGGAAGGAAACCTGTTCTTTTACCCCAACCGTTTGGAATCCCATGGAAAAGACAGTCGTAGCGAATGGTTCGCCTGCGCATGTTGCCCTTCTAACATCAGCCGTTTTATCCCTTCTGTGCAAGGGTATATCTATGCTGAAGATGACAGGAATATCTATGTGAACCTTTATGTTTCCAGTTTAGCGGATATTGAACTTAAGAATGCCAAAGTGAAGTTAATTCAGAAAAGTCTGATGCCCTGGGAAGGTGAAAGCCTGTTTGAAATAGAGCCCGATAAACCCGCGACTTTCACGCTGAGGTTTAGGGTGCCGGGATGGGCAACGGGCGAGGTTATTCCGTCAGATCTGTATACAACCCTGAATGGATTCGAGAATCAGCCGGATATTTTTGTTAACGGGGAGAAGGAAGATTTTTTAATGGATAAAGGTTATGCGGTTATAGAGCGACAATGGCAGGCCGGAGATAAAGTGGAGGTTTTCCTGCCCATGGAAGTACTGTTTATCACTGCCCATGAGAAGGTGCCTGAGGATACGGGTAAAGTGGCCATACAGCGGGGACCGCTGGTTTATTGCGCTGAATGGACCGACCAGGCCGACTCCTCAGTTATGAACCTGGAAATAGATCCATCCACAGCCATAAGCACCGATTTTAATCCTGACTTGCTGGGTGGCCTGGTCATGCTGCAGGGTTCAGGGAATAAGGATTTTACCATGATCCCTTACTATGCATGGGCACACAGGGGGCCCGGAGAGATGGCGGTTTGGATCAAATCAGGTAAATAA